The Aquidulcibacter paucihalophilus genome has a window encoding:
- the ccmA gene encoding heme ABC exporter ATP-binding protein CcmA yields MISVTSLTVSRGERVLFRDLSFQIASGEAVALTGANGAGKTTLLRTLAGFIRPDAGTVAFADIEPAQARASHIHWLGHLDGLKTGRRAREELDFHARWAGAEADGIAAAIDVLALEPLLDLEVRKLSAGQRRRLAFARLVAAPRPLWLLDEPFAPLDARWRAALGLLMQTHLDKGGAILAAVHDPLPVAARALDIGAGR; encoded by the coding sequence ATGATTTCCGTCACGTCCCTCACGGTCTCCCGCGGCGAACGCGTCCTGTTCCGTGACCTGTCTTTCCAGATCGCCTCCGGCGAGGCCGTGGCCCTGACCGGGGCCAATGGCGCGGGCAAGACCACCCTGTTGCGCACCCTGGCCGGCTTCATCCGCCCGGACGCCGGGACGGTCGCCTTCGCCGACATCGAACCGGCGCAGGCCCGGGCGAGCCACATCCACTGGCTGGGTCATCTGGACGGCCTCAAGACCGGCCGCCGGGCGCGCGAGGAGCTGGACTTCCACGCCCGCTGGGCCGGGGCCGAGGCGGACGGAATCGCGGCCGCCATAGACGTGCTGGCACTGGAGCCCCTGCTCGATCTCGAAGTGCGCAAGCTGTCGGCCGGTCAGCGCCGCCGTCTGGCCTTCGCCCGGCTGGTCGCCGCGCCGCGCCCGTTGTGGCTGCTGGACGAGCCTTTCGCCCCGCTGGACGCCCGGTGGCGGGCCGCCCTCGGCCTGCTGATGCAGACCCATCTGGACAAGGGGGGCGCCATTCTCGCCGCGGTCCATGATCCGTTGCCCGTCGCGGCGCGGGCGCTCGACATCGGGGCCGGACGATGA
- a CDS encoding fasciclin domain-containing protein, producing MKLNSLLGAVSAVALLVAAPAMASTAAESSSVAQARQTIVEAVVASPSHTTLVAAAQAAGLGDTLSSAGPFTVFAPTDAAFAALPSGTVQTLVQPANRAILTRILTYHVVAGRVAAADVIALIQAGGGSAAITTVSGDTLTASLRDGSVILTDENGGVATVIQADLFQSNGVIHVTDAVSLPN from the coding sequence ATGAAGCTCAACTCCCTCCTCGGCGCTGTCTCGGCCGTCGCCCTGCTCGTCGCCGCACCCGCCATGGCAAGCACAGCCGCCGAATCGTCCTCCGTCGCCCAGGCCCGGCAGACCATCGTCGAGGCCGTCGTCGCCTCGCCCTCCCACACGACCCTGGTCGCCGCGGCCCAGGCCGCGGGCCTTGGCGATACCCTGTCCAGCGCGGGCCCGTTTACGGTCTTTGCACCCACAGACGCCGCCTTCGCCGCCCTGCCGTCCGGCACGGTCCAGACACTGGTCCAGCCGGCCAACCGCGCCATCCTGACCAGGATCCTGACGTATCATGTCGTTGCCGGTCGTGTTGCCGCAGCCGACGTGATTGCCCTGATCCAGGCGGGTGGCGGATCGGCCGCCATCACCACCGTCTCGGGCGATACCCTGACCGCGTCGCTGCGCGATGGCTCGGTGATCCTGACCGACGAGAATGGCGGCGTCGCCACCGTGATCCAGGCCGACTTGTTCCAGTCGAACGGCGTGATCCACGTCACTGACGCGGTTTCCCTGCCGAACTGA
- the ccmC gene encoding heme ABC transporter permease CcmC — MFGLANPDRFLRFTRPLTPVVWGVAVVLLAVGTWFSFIAPEDYQQGDTVRIMFVHVPAASVGLMIYGALGVSSFFALVFRHPLADAAARAAALPGAAYTALALVTGSLWGKPMWGAWWAWGDARLMSVLILFLFYLGYMALRASIDDEAKAARAAAVLGLVGLINLPIVKFSVDWWNTLHQPASLMRADGPSMSAVFLTPLLLMMAAYGALFLAIWLTSIRTEIVRRRVVSIRARRALEA, encoded by the coding sequence ATGTTCGGCCTCGCCAATCCCGACCGCTTCCTGCGCTTCACCCGCCCGCTGACGCCGGTGGTGTGGGGGGTGGCCGTCGTGCTGCTGGCCGTCGGGACCTGGTTCAGCTTCATCGCGCCCGAGGACTATCAGCAGGGCGACACGGTGCGGATCATGTTCGTGCATGTGCCCGCGGCCTCGGTCGGGCTGATGATCTATGGCGCGCTCGGTGTTTCCAGCTTCTTCGCCCTGGTGTTCCGCCATCCGCTGGCCGACGCCGCCGCCCGCGCCGCCGCCCTGCCCGGTGCCGCCTACACTGCCCTGGCGCTGGTGACCGGCAGCCTGTGGGGCAAGCCGATGTGGGGGGCCTGGTGGGCGTGGGGCGACGCGCGGCTGATGTCGGTGCTGATCCTGTTCCTGTTCTACCTCGGCTATATGGCGCTAAGGGCCTCGATCGATGACGAGGCCAAGGCCGCGCGCGCTGCCGCCGTGCTGGGCCTAGTCGGGCTGATCAACCTGCCGATCGTCAAATTCTCGGTCGACTGGTGGAACACCCTGCACCAGCCGGCGTCGCTGATGCGGGCCGACGGGCCGTCGATGTCCGCCGTCTTCCTGACGCCCCTGCTGCTGATGATGGCGGCTTACGGGGCGCTGTTCCTGGCCATCTGGCTGACCTCGATCCGGACCGAGATCGTGCGCCGCCGCGTGGTGTCGATCCGCGCCCGCAGGGCGCTGGAGGCCTGA
- a CDS encoding alkylphosphonate utilization protein has product MTDDVTKDSNGNILADGDSVTLIKDLKVKGSGGVTLKRGTLVKNIRLTGDTDEIEANVDKVRGLVLRVEFVKKA; this is encoded by the coding sequence ATGACCGACGACGTGACCAAGGACTCCAACGGCAACATCCTGGCCGACGGCGACAGCGTGACCCTGATCAAGGACCTGAAGGTCAAGGGCTCGGGCGGGGTGACCCTGAAGCGCGGGACCCTCGTCAAGAACATCCGCCTGACCGGTGACACCGACGAGATCGAAGCCAATGTCGACAAGGTCCGCGGGCTGGTTCTGCGCGTGGAGTTCGTCAAGAAGGCCTGA
- a CDS encoding NADPH:quinone oxidoreductase family protein, producing the protein MRAVLSKAPGGPETLVVEEVLDPRPMKGEVVIEVRAVGVNFPDTLIIEDRYQFKPTRPFSPGGEVAGVVEAIGEGVTNVRKGDRVIAVPGWGGMVERLAVPAASVMKIPDAMDFNTAAALVMTYGTSYYALKDRAQLKAGERLLVLGAAGGVGIAAVELGKAMGAQVTAAASTNDKVQFALEAGADNGLIYPSGKMDKAAQKELSGELKLASGRDGPDVVYDAVGGDYCEPAIRAMDWNGRYLVVGFPAGIPSLPLNLTLLKSVSVIGVFWGAAVMRDPAAHAANMGDLLKMWSEGKIRPRVSQTFPLERAHEAIKALGDRSVMGKVVVTVDS; encoded by the coding sequence ATGCGCGCTGTCCTGTCCAAGGCCCCCGGCGGTCCTGAAACCCTCGTCGTCGAGGAGGTGCTGGACCCCCGGCCGATGAAGGGCGAGGTGGTGATTGAGGTGAGGGCGGTGGGCGTCAACTTCCCCGACACCCTGATCATTGAGGACCGATACCAGTTCAAGCCGACACGGCCTTTCTCGCCGGGTGGCGAGGTCGCGGGCGTGGTGGAGGCCATCGGCGAGGGCGTGACCAATGTCCGCAAGGGCGACCGGGTCATCGCCGTGCCCGGCTGGGGCGGCATGGTCGAACGGCTGGCGGTGCCCGCCGCCTCGGTGATGAAGATCCCCGACGCCATGGATTTCAACACGGCCGCGGCCCTGGTGATGACCTATGGCACCTCCTATTACGCCCTCAAGGACCGGGCGCAGCTGAAGGCGGGCGAGCGGCTTCTGGTGCTCGGCGCAGCCGGCGGCGTCGGTATCGCTGCGGTCGAACTGGGCAAGGCCATGGGGGCCCAGGTCACCGCCGCCGCCTCGACCAACGACAAGGTCCAGTTCGCGCTGGAGGCGGGCGCAGACAACGGCCTGATCTATCCCTCGGGCAAGATGGACAAGGCGGCCCAGAAGGAGCTGTCGGGCGAGCTGAAACTGGCCTCGGGCCGCGACGGTCCGGACGTGGTCTATGACGCCGTCGGCGGCGACTATTGCGAGCCGGCCATCCGAGCCATGGACTGGAACGGCCGCTATCTGGTCGTCGGCTTCCCGGCCGGCATCCCCTCCCTGCCGCTGAACCTGACCCTGCTGAAGTCGGTGTCGGTGATCGGGGTGTTCTGGGGCGCGGCGGTGATGCGCGATCCTGCCGCCCACGCCGCCAACATGGGCGACCTCCTGAAGATGTGGAGCGAGGGCAAGATCCGTCCGCGCGTCAGCCAGACCTTCCCGCTGGAACGCGCCCATGAGGCGATCAAGGCGCTGGGCGACCGGTCGGTGATGGGCAAGGTCGTGGTCACGGTCGATTCGTGA
- a CDS encoding 2OG-Fe(II) oxygenase family protein has protein sequence MSAAFKQFGRIHIPGFLKPASAEMLHRALATETQWICSTMGGGQTIDIPVEQLEAFPPDKAMRFMQLAHAEARDGFHYMFDSVRISDLAEQRQPLAVELAAAYGFLNSPDFLDFVRALTGDPRPNYVDAQATRYERGHYLTQHDDSAAEKGRLYAFVMNLTPHWRTDWGGLLNFIDADGHVAEAYSPAWNALNLFRVPQPHAVSCVAPFAGAPRLSITGWVRQVDPSLLPSRKTP, from the coding sequence ATGAGCGCCGCCTTCAAACAGTTCGGCCGCATCCACATCCCCGGCTTCCTGAAGCCCGCCTCGGCGGAGATGCTGCATCGGGCGCTGGCGACGGAGACGCAGTGGATCTGCTCGACCATGGGCGGCGGCCAGACGATCGACATCCCCGTTGAACAGCTGGAGGCGTTTCCGCCCGACAAGGCCATGCGTTTCATGCAGCTGGCCCACGCCGAGGCGCGCGACGGCTTCCACTATATGTTCGACAGCGTCCGCATCAGCGACCTGGCGGAGCAGCGGCAGCCCCTGGCCGTCGAACTGGCCGCCGCCTACGGCTTCCTCAACAGCCCGGACTTCCTCGACTTCGTCCGCGCCCTGACCGGCGACCCGCGCCCCAACTATGTCGACGCCCAGGCGACCCGCTATGAGCGCGGCCACTATCTGACGCAGCATGACGATTCCGCCGCCGAAAAGGGCCGGCTCTATGCCTTCGTCATGAACCTGACCCCGCACTGGCGGACGGACTGGGGCGGCCTGTTGAACTTCATCGACGCCGACGGCCACGTGGCCGAGGCCTACAGTCCGGCCTGGAACGCCCTCAACCTGTTCCGTGTGCCCCAGCCCCACGCCGTCTCCTGCGTGGCCCCCTTCGCCGGGGCTCCCCGTCTGTCCATCACCGGCTGGGTGCGCCAGGTCGACCCCAGCCTCCTCCCTTCAAGAAAGACTCCCTGA
- the acnA gene encoding aconitate hydratase AcnA — MPSVDSLKTRRDITVGRKKYAYYSLPAAEEAGLTGISRLPRSMKVLLENLLRNEDGVSVSEADLKAVAAWIENKGSVEHEIAFRPARVLMQDFTGVPAVVDLAAMRDAMSALGADASKINPLNPVDLVIDHSVMVDHFGTPGAFNQNVEREYERNIERYKFLRWGSSAFNNFRVVPPGTGICHQVNLENLAQTVWTVAEGKATVAYPDTVVGTDSHTTMINGLAVLGWGVGGIEAEAAMLGQPIPMLIPEVVGFRLTGTLPEGATATDLVLTVTQMLRKKGVVGKFVEFFGPGVISLTIEDQATIANMAPEYGATCGFFPVSAATIGYLTATGRDKARVALVEAYAKAQGLWIDETSEDPVFSDILELDMSSVVPSIAGPKRPQDKVELTVAAPAFETALTEVFNRPVDAPRVKVEGEKFDLGDGDVVIAAITSCTNTSNPSVLIAAGLVARKAKKLGLSVKPWVKTSLAPGSQVVTDYLTAAGLQADLDAMGFNLVGYGCTTCIGNSGPLSDSISKAINDNGLVGASVLSGNRNFEGRVNPDVQANYLASPPLVVAYALAGSMRIDISKDPIGQDKKGKDVFLKDVWPTSKEIADIQKKCVTPAMFAKRYADVFKGDKHWQGIKVEGGQTYAWDDSSTYVANPPYFEGLSMEPTPVTDIVEARVLAIFGDSITTDHISPAGSIKKTSPAGAWLTNRGVDALDFNSYGARRGHHEVMMRGTFANIRIRNKITPDIEGGVTRHFPSQDTMSIYDAAMRYQSEGRPLVVFAGKEYGTGSSRDWAAKGTRLLGVRAVLAESYERIHRSNLVGMGVVPLQFKAEGWTRLGLTGEEIVTIRGLSDVNIGKLRPRQDLWVELFRPSDGKMARFPVRCRIDNQTELDYFKAGGVMPYVLRNLARGDAE; from the coding sequence ATGCCGTCAGTCGACAGCCTCAAGACCCGCCGGGACATCACGGTCGGGCGCAAGAAATACGCCTATTACAGCCTTCCGGCCGCTGAGGAAGCCGGCCTGACCGGGATTTCCCGCCTGCCGCGCTCGATGAAGGTGCTGCTGGAGAACCTGCTGCGCAACGAGGACGGTGTTTCCGTCAGCGAAGCCGACCTGAAAGCCGTCGCCGCCTGGATCGAGAACAAGGGCTCGGTCGAGCACGAGATCGCCTTCCGCCCGGCCCGCGTCCTGATGCAGGACTTCACCGGCGTTCCCGCCGTCGTCGACCTGGCCGCCATGCGCGACGCCATGTCGGCCCTCGGCGCCGACGCCTCGAAGATCAATCCGCTGAACCCCGTTGATCTGGTCATCGACCACTCGGTCATGGTCGACCATTTCGGCACACCCGGCGCCTTCAACCAGAACGTCGAGCGCGAATATGAGCGCAACATCGAGCGCTACAAATTCCTGCGCTGGGGCTCGTCGGCCTTCAACAATTTCCGCGTCGTGCCCCCCGGCACCGGCATCTGCCACCAGGTGAACCTGGAGAACCTGGCCCAGACCGTCTGGACCGTGGCAGAGGGCAAGGCGACCGTCGCCTATCCCGACACCGTGGTCGGCACCGACAGCCACACCACCATGATCAACGGCCTGGCCGTTCTGGGCTGGGGCGTCGGCGGCATCGAGGCCGAGGCGGCCATGCTGGGCCAGCCCATCCCCATGCTGATCCCGGAAGTCGTCGGCTTCCGCCTGACCGGCACCCTGCCGGAAGGCGCGACGGCCACCGACCTGGTCCTGACCGTCACCCAGATGCTGCGCAAGAAGGGCGTGGTCGGCAAGTTCGTCGAATTCTTCGGCCCCGGCGTCATCAGCCTGACCATCGAGGACCAGGCCACCATCGCCAACATGGCTCCGGAATACGGCGCCACCTGCGGCTTCTTCCCCGTCTCGGCGGCGACCATCGGCTATCTGACCGCCACCGGCCGCGACAAGGCGCGCGTCGCCCTCGTGGAAGCCTACGCCAAGGCGCAAGGCCTGTGGATCGACGAGACCTCGGAAGACCCGGTGTTCTCGGACATCCTCGAACTGGACATGTCTTCGGTCGTACCGTCGATCGCCGGTCCGAAACGCCCGCAGGACAAGGTCGAACTGACCGTGGCCGCCCCCGCCTTCGAAACCGCCCTGACCGAAGTCTTCAACCGCCCGGTCGACGCCCCGCGCGTCAAGGTCGAGGGTGAGAAGTTCGACCTCGGAGACGGCGACGTCGTCATCGCCGCCATCACCTCCTGCACCAACACCTCCAACCCGTCGGTCCTGATCGCCGCCGGCCTGGTGGCGCGCAAGGCGAAGAAGCTGGGCCTGTCGGTCAAGCCCTGGGTCAAGACCTCGCTGGCCCCCGGCTCGCAGGTGGTCACCGATTATCTGACCGCCGCCGGCCTGCAGGCCGATCTGGACGCCATGGGCTTCAACCTGGTCGGCTACGGCTGCACCACCTGCATCGGCAACTCGGGCCCGCTGTCGGACAGCATCTCCAAGGCTATCAACGACAACGGCCTCGTCGGCGCCTCGGTGCTGTCGGGCAACCGCAACTTCGAAGGCCGGGTGAACCCCGACGTCCAAGCCAACTACCTGGCCTCGCCGCCGCTGGTCGTCGCCTACGCTCTCGCCGGCTCGATGCGGATCGACATCTCCAAGGATCCGATCGGCCAGGACAAGAAGGGCAAGGACGTGTTCCTGAAGGACGTCTGGCCGACCTCGAAAGAGATCGCCGACATCCAGAAGAAATGCGTCACCCCGGCCATGTTCGCCAAACGCTATGCCGACGTCTTCAAGGGCGACAAGCACTGGCAGGGCATCAAGGTCGAGGGCGGCCAGACCTACGCCTGGGACGACAGCTCGACCTATGTCGCCAACCCTCCGTATTTCGAGGGCCTGTCGATGGAGCCGACGCCGGTCACCGACATCGTTGAGGCCCGCGTGCTGGCCATCTTCGGCGACTCGATCACCACCGACCACATCAGCCCGGCCGGTTCGATCAAGAAGACCTCGCCCGCCGGCGCCTGGCTGACCAACCGCGGCGTCGATGCGCTGGACTTCAACAGCTACGGCGCCCGCCGCGGCCACCACGAAGTCATGATGCGCGGCACCTTCGCCAACATCCGCATCCGCAACAAGATCACGCCTGACATCGAGGGCGGCGTCACGCGCCACTTCCCGTCGCAGGACACGATGTCGATCTACGACGCGGCCATGCGCTACCAGTCCGAGGGCCGGCCGCTGGTCGTGTTCGCGGGCAAGGAATACGGCACCGGCTCGTCGCGCGACTGGGCGGCCAAGGGCACCCGCCTGCTCGGCGTCCGCGCCGTTCTGGCCGAGAGCTATGAGCGCATCCACCGCTCCAACCTGGTCGGGATGGGCGTGGTGCCGCTGCAGTTCAAGGCCGAGGGCTGGACCCGTCTGGGCCTGACCGGCGAGGAGATCGTCACCATCCGCGGCCTGTCCGACGTCAACATCGGCAAGCTGCGTCCGCGTCAGGACCTGTGGGTCGAGCTGTTCCGTCCGTCGGACGGCAAGATGGCCCGCTTCCCGGTCCGCTGCCGCATCGATAACCAGACCGAGCTGGACTACTTCAAGGCCGGCGGCGTCATGCCCTACGTCCTGCGCAACCTGGCGCGCGGCGACGCCGAATAG
- a CDS encoding isoaspartyl peptidase/L-asparaginase — MTGRPALILHGGAGARRERDYTREIAHMGEVVAAMKARLDAGASALDVAVEATVLLEDSGLYVAGRGASPNLAGAYELDASLMDGATRKAGAVAALQGFRNPVVAARAVMDRTPHVMLAGEGAALFALDQGLEPIADEEAWFTRAGQGEDNHPPGTLAHGTVGCCVLDRDGRLAAATSTAGVFGKMPGRVGDTPIPGAGSWADGRVAVSGTGQGEYFIRVAACAQVSWRVGAGQTLAEAGRAVIEEIGGMGGDGGLIALDRDGNITAPFNSQGMKRAWLTTDGGIGVEVFGAGPARLTAI; from the coding sequence ATGACCGGCAGACCCGCCCTCATCCTCCACGGCGGCGCCGGCGCCCGGCGCGAACGCGACTACACGCGCGAGATCGCCCATATGGGCGAGGTCGTGGCGGCCATGAAGGCGCGGCTGGACGCAGGTGCCTCAGCGCTGGATGTGGCGGTCGAGGCGACGGTCCTGCTGGAGGATTCCGGCCTCTATGTCGCCGGACGCGGCGCCTCACCCAATCTGGCGGGTGCCTATGAGCTGGACGCCAGTCTGATGGACGGCGCGACGCGCAAGGCCGGGGCCGTCGCCGCCCTGCAGGGCTTCCGCAATCCGGTCGTGGCCGCGCGTGCGGTGATGGACCGGACGCCCCACGTTATGCTGGCGGGCGAGGGCGCGGCCCTGTTCGCCCTTGACCAGGGGCTCGAACCCATTGCCGACGAGGAGGCCTGGTTCACCCGGGCCGGTCAGGGCGAGGACAATCACCCACCGGGGACCCTGGCCCACGGCACGGTCGGCTGCTGCGTGCTGGACCGCGACGGCCGGCTGGCGGCGGCGACCTCGACGGCGGGCGTGTTTGGCAAGATGCCGGGTCGCGTCGGCGACACCCCCATCCCCGGTGCCGGCAGCTGGGCCGACGGCCGCGTGGCCGTATCGGGCACCGGCCAGGGCGAGTATTTCATCCGCGTGGCGGCCTGCGCCCAGGTCAGCTGGCGCGTCGGGGCGGGTCAGACCTTGGCCGAGGCGGGGCGGGCCGTGATCGAGGAGATCGGCGGCATGGGCGGCGACGGCGGCCTGATCGCGCTGGACCGTGACGGCAACATCACCGCGCCGTTCAACAGCCAGGGCATGAAGCGGGCCTGGCTGACGACCGACGGCGGGATCGGGGTTGAGGTGTTCGGCGCTGGACCGGCGCGCCTTACGGCGATTTAA
- the ccmB gene encoding heme exporter protein CcmB, producing MKALMVLFRRELALAWSGGGGPLLACAFFLCLTVLIPLAAGGDPAGLRPIAGGIAWLALALSSILSLERLFERDLEDGALDLIALGPVPLELVVLTKAKAQWLAVGVPLALTAPIAAITLGLPTSLAGLVGLSALIGSLGFALTGALGAALALGSKRGGLLIAVVVLPLFIPPVVFGAGALERAVNGLDPAPALAFLGAYVLFAAVVTPFAGAAAVRNAQG from the coding sequence ATGAAGGCGCTGATGGTCCTTTTCCGGCGCGAGCTGGCGCTGGCCTGGTCCGGCGGCGGCGGGCCCCTGCTGGCCTGCGCCTTCTTCCTGTGCCTGACGGTGCTCATTCCACTGGCGGCCGGCGGCGACCCGGCGGGCCTGAGGCCGATCGCGGGCGGCATCGCCTGGCTGGCCCTGGCCCTGTCGTCGATCCTGTCGCTGGAGCGGCTGTTCGAGCGCGATCTGGAAGACGGTGCGCTGGACCTGATCGCCCTCGGCCCCGTGCCGCTGGAACTGGTGGTCCTGACCAAGGCCAAGGCCCAGTGGCTGGCGGTCGGCGTGCCGCTGGCCCTGACCGCACCGATTGCGGCGATCACCCTGGGCCTGCCGACGTCGCTGGCCGGGCTGGTCGGCCTGTCCGCCCTGATCGGTTCGCTCGGCTTCGCCCTGACCGGCGCGCTCGGCGCGGCGCTGGCGCTGGGCTCAAAGCGCGGCGGCCTGTTGATCGCGGTGGTCGTCCTTCCGCTGTTCATTCCGCCGGTGGTGTTCGGGGCGGGGGCGCTGGAGCGGGCCGTCAACGGACTCGACCCGGCCCCGGCACTGGCCTTCCTGGGCGCTTATGTACTGTTCGCGGCCGTGGTCACGCCGTTTGCGGGGGCGGCGGCCGTCCGCAACGCGCAGGGGTGA
- a CDS encoding 2OG-Fe(II) oxygenase family protein has protein sequence MTLRLSPALDIAALRAAFAERRRLHIPGVLDPDSAGALVAAMEAFDDWKVSVSAGGEFFELPLKGRVAAEPGKQGWIDGARVDGAEPRMQYIFDTRRLDMDPEDAPRDAVSEVLAFLNGPDVLAFVQGVTGDARIDFADAQATRYRPGHVLTGHDDAADGKNRLYAYVLNLTRDWRADWGGVLAFEGAGGHIEEGFAPAFNALNIFAVPMRHAVTQVASFAPRDRLSITGWLRSHQTV, from the coding sequence GTGACCCTGCGCCTGTCGCCCGCGCTGGACATCGCGGCGCTGCGCGCGGCGTTTGCGGAGCGGCGGCGGCTGCATATTCCGGGTGTCCTTGATCCTGACAGCGCCGGGGCGCTGGTCGCGGCCATGGAAGCCTTTGACGACTGGAAGGTCAGCGTCTCGGCGGGGGGCGAGTTCTTCGAACTTCCCCTCAAGGGCCGTGTCGCCGCCGAGCCGGGCAAACAGGGCTGGATCGACGGGGCCCGTGTCGACGGGGCCGAGCCCCGCATGCAGTACATCTTCGACACCCGCCGGCTGGATATGGACCCGGAGGACGCGCCGCGGGACGCCGTCAGCGAGGTGCTCGCCTTCCTCAACGGGCCGGACGTCCTCGCCTTCGTCCAGGGCGTGACCGGGGACGCCCGCATCGACTTCGCCGACGCCCAGGCCACCCGCTACCGGCCCGGCCATGTCCTGACCGGCCATGACGACGCCGCCGATGGCAAGAACCGGCTCTACGCCTATGTGCTGAACCTGACTCGCGACTGGCGCGCCGACTGGGGCGGGGTGCTGGCCTTCGAGGGGGCGGGCGGCCACATCGAGGAAGGCTTCGCGCCGGCCTTCAACGCCCTCAACATCTTCGCCGTGCCGATGCGGCATGCGGTGACCCAGGTGGCCAGCTTCGCCCCGCGCGACCGGTTATCGATCACCGGCTGGCTGCGCTCACATCAGACGGTCTAG
- a CDS encoding DUF3429 domain-containing protein has product MIASQKFGLPVIAGALGLAGLLPQVLVVAALVFGGPEVRFTALSLGYAYAALIVSFLGGAWWGLAAIGGSRTPRWAWIAAVLPSLLALATAWPWATGGNWPWPSLLVLGVFLGLSPLVDRRLKAAGLTPAGWMALRIPLSLGLGVLTILAGLV; this is encoded by the coding sequence GTGATTGCATCCCAGAAATTTGGTCTTCCGGTCATAGCCGGTGCGCTCGGACTGGCAGGACTACTGCCGCAGGTTCTGGTCGTGGCTGCATTAGTGTTTGGTGGCCCTGAAGTGCGTTTTACGGCGCTCAGCCTCGGCTACGCCTATGCGGCCCTGATCGTCAGCTTTCTGGGCGGCGCATGGTGGGGCCTGGCCGCCATCGGTGGCTCAAGGACGCCCCGTTGGGCCTGGATCGCTGCTGTGCTCCCGTCGCTGCTTGCTCTGGCGACAGCTTGGCCTTGGGCGACCGGTGGGAACTGGCCGTGGCCGTCTCTACTCGTCCTTGGCGTGTTCCTCGGATTGAGTCCGCTGGTCGACCGGAGACTGAAGGCGGCCGGGTTGACGCCAGCCGGTTGGATGGCGCTGCGAATCCCCCTCTCCCTTGGACTGGGTGTTTTGACGATCCTGGCGGGACTGGTTTAG
- a CDS encoding YkvA family protein, protein MTTNAKPMTPEDALDPSRALVPAIQQVNEVRVQKGFWPKIRRTAARIPFARQVVSVWYAARDPETPTAAKGIMLGALAYFVLPIDAIPDIFAGIGFTDDAAVIAALVATLGANIKRRHKDQADAALERLRDA, encoded by the coding sequence ATGACCACGAATGCCAAACCCATGACGCCCGAAGACGCGCTGGACCCGTCCCGCGCCCTCGTCCCCGCGATCCAGCAGGTCAACGAGGTGCGGGTGCAGAAGGGATTCTGGCCCAAGATTCGGCGCACCGCGGCCCGCATCCCGTTTGCCCGGCAGGTGGTCAGCGTCTGGTATGCCGCCCGGGATCCGGAGACCCCGACGGCGGCCAAGGGGATCATGCTGGGCGCGCTGGCCTATTTCGTCCTGCCCATCGACGCCATTCCGGACATTTTCGCCGGCATCGGCTTCACGGACGATGCGGCGGTGATCGCGGCCCTGGTCGCCACCCTGGGGGCCAACATCAAGCGCCGCCACAAGGATCAGGCCGACGCGGCGCTGGAGCGGCTGCGCGACGCCTAG
- the ccmD gene encoding heme exporter protein CcmD, which yields MMLDLDMGRYAAFVWPAWGLSAIVLAALAARALIAARRWSAELKRLEDEPDRAQVVRSTVAHPE from the coding sequence ATGATGCTCGACCTCGACATGGGCCGCTACGCCGCCTTCGTCTGGCCCGCCTGGGGCCTGAGCGCGATCGTCCTCGCCGCGCTCGCCGCCCGTGCCCTGATCGCGGCCCGCCGCTGGTCGGCCGAGCTGAAGCGGCTCGAGGACGAGCCGGACCGCGCTCAAGTAGTGCGAAGCACGGTAGCGCACCCGGAATGA